A genomic segment from Modestobacter roseus encodes:
- a CDS encoding C40 family peptidase has translation MSTQVSAGRRVGARLAHRAAAVVTAVAVALVVAPGVAAATPGAPSDAQLQAAEQARADAAGQVGTAAAQLAGAQADLAAAQAQSAIALDTFQGKQAEYETAQAAAETAAAAARRAAEDLTAARGAVADFARTSYQQGSTSPGIAALLSAGGPAEVLERAALLDAAGLHRTDVLAEVTVAEQQATAADAAARESLAHAEVLRQDAAAALAAAEQIEAGARQQAAAFAAEQSRLQAQLDSAQQTLSGLQGARAAAEERRRQEAAAASSRAQAQPVRQQLSSGSSAASAGPRAGAGSASSAETAIDAAERYLGTIYSWGGGSLSGPSVGWGVDAGIVGFDCSGLTRYAYAQAGISIPRNSRAQYSALPKVARAELQRGDLVFWATDTSNAATIHHVAIYLGDGRILEAPQSGSVIRVTSMRWGGFIGGVRPSA, from the coding sequence GTGAGCACGCAGGTGTCGGCCGGACGTCGGGTCGGAGCACGGCTGGCGCACCGCGCGGCGGCCGTCGTCACCGCCGTCGCCGTCGCCCTGGTGGTCGCGCCGGGGGTCGCCGCCGCGACGCCGGGCGCCCCCAGTGACGCCCAGTTGCAGGCCGCCGAGCAGGCCAGGGCCGACGCCGCCGGGCAGGTCGGCACCGCCGCCGCCCAGCTGGCCGGCGCGCAGGCCGACCTGGCCGCCGCGCAGGCGCAGTCGGCGATCGCGCTCGACACCTTCCAGGGCAAGCAGGCCGAGTACGAGACGGCGCAGGCCGCCGCCGAGACCGCCGCCGCCGCGGCCCGGCGGGCCGCCGAGGACCTCACCGCCGCCCGCGGCGCGGTGGCCGACTTCGCCCGGACGAGCTACCAGCAGGGCAGCACCTCCCCCGGCATCGCCGCGCTGCTGAGCGCCGGCGGCCCGGCGGAGGTGCTGGAGCGCGCCGCCCTGCTGGACGCCGCCGGGCTGCACCGGACCGACGTCCTTGCCGAGGTCACGGTGGCCGAGCAGCAGGCGACCGCCGCCGACGCCGCGGCCCGCGAGTCGCTGGCCCACGCCGAGGTGCTGCGCCAGGACGCCGCCGCGGCCCTGGCCGCCGCCGAGCAGATCGAGGCCGGCGCCCGTCAGCAGGCTGCGGCCTTCGCCGCCGAGCAGAGCCGGCTGCAGGCGCAGCTCGACTCCGCCCAGCAGACGCTGTCCGGCCTGCAGGGGGCGCGGGCCGCCGCCGAGGAGCGCCGGCGCCAGGAGGCCGCTGCCGCATCGAGCCGGGCGCAGGCCCAGCCGGTGCGTCAGCAGCTCAGCTCCGGCTCGTCCGCCGCGTCGGCCGGTCCCCGGGCCGGCGCCGGGTCCGCGTCGTCCGCGGAGACCGCGATCGACGCCGCCGAGCGGTACCTCGGCACCATCTACTCCTGGGGCGGCGGGTCGCTGTCCGGGCCGAGCGTCGGCTGGGGTGTGGACGCCGGCATCGTCGGCTTCGACTGCTCCGGCCTGACCCGCTACGCCTACGCCCAGGCCGGCATCAGCATCCCGCGCAACAGCCGGGCCCAGTACTCCGCGCTGCCGAAGGTCGCCCGGGCCGAGCTGCAGCGGGGGGACCTGGTCTTCTGGGCCACCGACACGAGCAACGCGGCGACCATCCACCACGTGGCGATCTACCTGGGTGACGGGCGGATCCTCGAAGCTCCGCAGAGCGGCTCGGTCATCCGGGTCACCTCGATGCGCTGGGGCGGCTTCATCGGTGGTGTCCGCCCCAGCGCCTGA
- a CDS encoding succinate dehydrogenase cytochrome b subunit — MATTTTQQAPPRAPKTGRFSNSVVKKTVMAVSGIIMILYLVAHMIGNLKAFSGPESFNSYSGWIRTIGEPALPAQTALWIIRLVLLVAVVAHFWAAISLWRQAKRARPVPYATKKRVQQSFASRTVRWGGVILALFIIWHILDLTLGAVNPEGHDSTPYERLVASFSNIPVTAFYVVSMLLLGLHLRHGIFAATQTLGQTNKRRERAVNAFAYVVATVLTVGFLLVPLSVAFGLID, encoded by the coding sequence GTGGCGACGACGACGACGCAGCAGGCTCCGCCGAGGGCCCCGAAGACCGGCCGGTTCAGCAACTCGGTCGTCAAGAAGACGGTGATGGCGGTCAGCGGGATCATCATGATCCTGTACTTGGTCGCGCACATGATCGGCAACCTGAAGGCGTTCTCGGGCCCCGAGTCCTTCAACAGCTACTCCGGGTGGATCCGCACCATCGGTGAGCCGGCCCTGCCGGCCCAGACGGCGCTCTGGATCATCCGGCTCGTGCTGCTGGTGGCCGTGGTCGCGCACTTCTGGGCGGCCATCTCGCTGTGGCGCCAGGCCAAGCGCGCCCGTCCGGTGCCCTACGCGACGAAGAAGCGCGTCCAGCAGAGCTTCGCCTCGCGCACCGTCCGCTGGGGCGGGGTGATCCTGGCGCTGTTCATCATCTGGCACATCCTCGACCTCACCCTGGGCGCGGTGAACCCCGAGGGCCACGACAGCACGCCCTACGAGCGGCTGGTCGCCAGCTTCTCCAACATCCCGGTGACCGCGTTCTACGTGGTCTCGATGCTGCTGCTGGGCCTCCACCTGCGGCACGGCATCTTCGCCGCCACCCAGACCCTGGGCCAGACCAACAAGCGGCGTGAGCGCGCGGTCAACGCGTTCGCCTACGTCGTCGCCACCGTGCTGACCGTGGGCTTCCTGCTCGTCCCGCTGTCCGTCGCCTTCGGCCTGATCGACTGA
- a CDS encoding LLM class flavin-dependent oxidoreductase, with protein MRIPLSVLDLAPIARGETVSSSIAASVALAQRAEATGYRRVWYAEHHNMPTIASSATSVLISHVGAHTSTIRLGAGGVMLPNHSPLTIAEQFGTLASMYPDRIDLGLGRAPGSDQNTMYALRRDPGSAETFPQDVLELQAYLTGNSRVPGVDAIPGKGTDVPLFILGSSLFGAHLAAALGLPYAFASHFAPQALEAAVATYRREFKPSEQLAEPYVIAGVNVVAADTEEAAQQNLVAVRRNLAIGLFGRGRSLTDEEADLLLEQGAGHHVGSMLTHTAVGTPAQVGDFLDRFRKQADADELIVAHQSPTTEGRLRSVELTAEAVADPAA; from the coding sequence ATGCGCATCCCGCTGTCCGTCCTCGACCTCGCCCCGATCGCCCGCGGGGAGACCGTGAGCAGCAGCATCGCGGCGAGCGTCGCCCTCGCCCAGCGTGCGGAGGCCACCGGCTACCGGCGGGTCTGGTACGCCGAGCACCACAACATGCCGACGATCGCCTCCTCGGCCACGAGCGTGCTCATCTCCCACGTCGGCGCGCACACCAGCACGATCCGGCTCGGTGCCGGCGGCGTCATGCTGCCCAACCACTCGCCGCTGACGATCGCCGAGCAGTTCGGCACGCTCGCGTCGATGTACCCCGACCGCATCGACCTGGGCCTGGGCCGGGCGCCGGGGTCGGACCAGAACACCATGTACGCCCTGCGGCGCGACCCCGGCTCCGCGGAGACCTTCCCGCAGGACGTGCTCGAGCTGCAGGCCTACCTGACCGGCAACTCACGGGTGCCCGGCGTCGACGCGATCCCCGGCAAGGGCACCGACGTGCCGCTGTTCATCCTCGGCTCCTCGCTGTTCGGTGCACACCTCGCCGCGGCGCTGGGCCTGCCGTACGCCTTCGCCAGCCACTTCGCCCCGCAGGCGCTGGAGGCCGCCGTCGCCACCTACCGCCGGGAGTTCAAGCCGTCGGAGCAGCTGGCCGAGCCGTACGTGATCGCGGGGGTGAACGTGGTCGCCGCCGACACCGAGGAGGCCGCCCAGCAGAACCTGGTGGCGGTCCGCCGCAACCTCGCGATCGGGCTGTTCGGCCGCGGTCGGTCGCTGACCGACGAGGAGGCCGACCTGCTCCTCGAGCAGGGCGCCGGCCACCACGTGGGCTCGATGCTGACCCACACCGCCGTCGGCACCCCGGCCCAGGTCGGGGACTTCCTCGACCGGTTCCGCAAGCAGGCCGACGCCGACGAGCTGATCGTCGCCCACCAGTCGCCCACCACCGAGGGCCGGCTGCGCTCGGTCGAGCTGACCGCGGAGGCCGTCGCGGACCCCGCGGCCTGA
- a CDS encoding MIP/aquaporin family protein, protein MSEPVKQRTLAAELAAEFAGTFILILFGVGVVAQVVAGGLGDHDSIAWAWGLGVTLGVYTAARISGAHINPAVTLALAVFRDFPWRKVAPYALAQTLGAMAAAALVRWNYTEVIAAIDPDHTIATQGIFSTLPGNGALPVGTWGAFRDQIIGTAILLFLVLAVTDLRNTAPGVNLGPFVIGLIVVAIGMAWGTNAGYAINPARDFGPRLVSYLTGYGGAWRDQNGDFYWWVPIVGPLIGAVVGALLYELLVGRRLPVEDEPEAGRTPIEPDSAPTGDGRAPLPRTTVEQDRPTSEARGRPRAADTP, encoded by the coding sequence GTGTCCGAGCCCGTGAAGCAACGCACGCTGGCGGCCGAGCTGGCCGCCGAGTTCGCCGGGACGTTCATCCTGATCCTGTTCGGGGTCGGCGTCGTCGCCCAGGTGGTGGCCGGCGGCCTCGGCGACCACGACAGCATCGCCTGGGCCTGGGGCCTGGGCGTCACCCTGGGCGTTTACACCGCCGCGCGGATCAGCGGCGCGCACATCAACCCCGCGGTCACCCTCGCCCTGGCGGTGTTCCGCGACTTCCCCTGGCGCAAGGTGGCGCCGTACGCGCTGGCCCAGACGCTGGGGGCGATGGCCGCCGCCGCCCTGGTCCGGTGGAACTACACCGAGGTCATCGCCGCCATCGACCCCGACCACACCATCGCCACCCAGGGCATCTTCTCGACCCTGCCGGGCAACGGCGCCCTGCCGGTGGGCACCTGGGGTGCGTTCCGCGACCAGATCATCGGGACGGCGATCCTGCTGTTCCTGGTGCTGGCCGTGACCGACCTGCGCAACACCGCGCCGGGGGTCAACCTGGGCCCGTTCGTGATCGGCCTGATCGTCGTCGCGATCGGCATGGCCTGGGGCACCAACGCCGGCTACGCGATCAACCCCGCCCGCGACTTCGGTCCGCGGTTGGTCTCCTACCTGACCGGCTACGGCGGGGCGTGGCGAGATCAGAACGGCGACTTCTACTGGTGGGTGCCGATCGTGGGCCCGCTGATCGGCGCCGTCGTCGGTGCCCTGCTCTACGAGCTGCTGGTGGGCCGGCGGCTGCCGGTGGAGGACGAGCCGGAGGCCGGCCGGACCCCCATCGAGCCCGACTCCGCACCCACCGGGGACGGTCGCGCCCCGCTCCCCCGCACCACCGTCGAGCAGGACCGGCCGACGAGCGAGGCGCGCGGACGCCCCCGCGCCGCCGACACACCCTGA
- a CDS encoding GDSL-type esterase/lipase family protein has translation MTLHLLVLGDSLAFGTGAASSADTLGARLTRALEAAGRAVRRTVVAVPGATSLDLDAQVRRAPQDADVALLVVGANDLTRQVSPAQGAAALGAAVTQLRRRGTDVLVVPTPDLSAVAWVPPALRSVVAAVCDQVRSRQTAAAEAAGGAVAPVAPALSARFAADPRLFSADRFHPSSAGYALVADALAPHLLTLVARREDAAA, from the coding sequence GTGACGCTGCACCTGCTGGTCCTCGGCGACTCCCTGGCGTTCGGCACCGGCGCCGCCTCGTCGGCGGACACGCTCGGCGCCCGGCTCACCCGTGCCCTCGAGGCCGCCGGCCGTGCGGTGCGCCGCACCGTGGTCGCCGTCCCCGGGGCGACCTCGCTCGACCTCGACGCCCAGGTGCGCCGCGCACCGCAGGACGCCGACGTCGCGCTGCTGGTGGTCGGCGCGAACGACCTGACCCGGCAGGTGTCGCCCGCGCAGGGCGCCGCGGCCCTCGGCGCGGCGGTCACCCAGCTGCGCCGGCGCGGCACCGACGTGCTCGTCGTCCCGACCCCGGACCTCTCCGCGGTCGCCTGGGTGCCGCCGGCGCTCCGGTCGGTGGTGGCGGCCGTCTGCGACCAGGTGCGCAGCCGGCAGACCGCGGCCGCCGAGGCGGCCGGTGGGGCGGTGGCCCCGGTGGCGCCGGCGCTGTCCGCCCGGTTCGCCGCCGATCCACGGCTGTTCTCCGCCGACCGGTTCCACCCTTCCTCGGCGGGCTACGCGCTGGTCGCCGATGCGCTGGCCCCGCACCTGCTGACCCTGGTCGCGCGGCGGGAGGACGCCGCCGCCTGA
- the dhaK gene encoding dihydroxyacetone kinase subunit DhaK has product MKKLINDPADVVAESLRGLAIAHPELRVDHPNRVVFRGDAPVRGKVGIVSGGGSGHEPMHGGFVGVGMLDAACAGEVFTSPVPDQMVAATTGVDGGAGVLHLVKNYTGDVMNFEMAAELVAAESGTEVVSVVVDDDVAVQDSLYTAGRRGVGATVLAEKIAGAAAEQGRPLTEVAELARTVNARSRSMGVALTSCTVPSAGTPTFDLPEGEMEVGIGIHGEPGRRRVPVAPAREVAEMLLEPVLADLDYTGGDGALVFLNGMGGTPLIELYLMFGEVVQVLEKAGVQVARSLVGSYMTSLEMAGCSVTLLRVDDDLLRLWDAPVRTPALRWGV; this is encoded by the coding sequence GTGAAGAAGCTCATCAACGACCCCGCCGACGTCGTCGCCGAGTCCCTGCGCGGCCTGGCGATCGCCCATCCCGAGCTGCGGGTCGACCACCCCAACCGGGTGGTCTTCCGCGGCGACGCCCCGGTGCGCGGGAAGGTCGGCATCGTCTCCGGGGGCGGCTCCGGTCACGAGCCGATGCACGGCGGGTTCGTGGGGGTCGGCATGCTCGACGCCGCCTGCGCCGGGGAGGTGTTCACCTCCCCGGTGCCCGACCAGATGGTCGCCGCGACCACCGGCGTCGACGGTGGCGCCGGGGTGCTGCACCTGGTGAAGAACTACACCGGGGACGTGATGAACTTCGAGATGGCGGCCGAGCTGGTGGCTGCCGAGTCGGGCACCGAGGTGGTCTCGGTGGTGGTCGACGACGACGTCGCCGTGCAGGACAGCCTCTACACCGCCGGCCGGCGGGGCGTGGGCGCCACCGTGCTCGCCGAGAAGATCGCCGGGGCCGCTGCCGAGCAGGGGCGACCGCTGACCGAGGTGGCCGAACTGGCCCGGACGGTGAACGCCCGCAGCCGCAGCATGGGCGTGGCGCTCACCTCCTGCACGGTGCCCAGCGCGGGGACGCCGACCTTCGACCTGCCCGAGGGAGAGATGGAGGTCGGGATCGGCATCCACGGGGAACCCGGACGCCGCCGGGTACCGGTGGCGCCGGCCCGTGAGGTCGCCGAGATGCTGCTGGAACCGGTGCTGGCCGACCTGGACTACACCGGCGGGGACGGTGCGCTGGTGTTCCTCAACGGCATGGGCGGCACGCCGCTGATCGAGCTGTACCTGATGTTCGGCGAGGTGGTGCAGGTGCTGGAGAAGGCCGGGGTGCAGGTGGCCCGGTCGCTCGTGGGCTCCTACATGACCAGCCTGGAGATGGCCGGCTGCTCGGTGACGCTGCTCCGGGTGGACGACGACCTGCTGCGGCTGTGGGACGCACCCGTGCGCACCCCCGCGCTGCGGTGGGGAGTGTGA
- a CDS encoding succinate dehydrogenase/fumarate reductase iron-sulfur subunit, which translates to MSLTLRIWRQRDRTQKGKMVTYHVTDVSPDMSFLEMLDVLNEKLILDGDDPVAFDHDCREGICGSCGLMINGIAHGPEQATVCQLHMRSFNDGDVLDIEPWRSGGFPVVKDLAVDRSAFDRIISAGGFISVPTGTAPDAHAMPVPKKDSDAAFDAATCIGCGACVAACPNGSAMLFTAAKVAHLGLLPQGQPERDARVLKMVAQQDAEDFGGCSNIGECSAVCPKGISMETISRLNHDLLGALRAGGVPAS; encoded by the coding sequence ATGAGCCTGACCCTGCGCATCTGGCGCCAGCGGGACCGGACGCAGAAGGGCAAGATGGTGACCTACCACGTCACCGACGTCTCGCCCGACATGTCCTTCCTCGAGATGCTCGACGTGCTGAACGAGAAGCTGATCCTCGACGGCGACGACCCGGTGGCGTTCGACCACGACTGCCGCGAGGGCATCTGCGGGTCCTGCGGCCTGATGATCAACGGCATCGCCCACGGCCCGGAGCAGGCGACCGTCTGCCAGCTGCACATGCGGTCGTTCAACGACGGCGACGTGCTGGACATCGAGCCGTGGCGCTCCGGGGGCTTCCCGGTGGTCAAGGATCTCGCGGTCGACCGTTCGGCCTTCGACCGGATCATCTCCGCGGGTGGCTTCATCAGCGTCCCGACCGGCACCGCGCCCGACGCGCACGCCATGCCGGTGCCGAAGAAGGACTCCGACGCGGCGTTCGACGCGGCGACCTGCATCGGCTGCGGCGCCTGCGTCGCCGCCTGCCCGAACGGCTCGGCGATGCTGTTCACCGCCGCCAAGGTCGCCCACCTCGGCCTGCTCCCCCAGGGGCAGCCGGAGCGGGACGCCCGGGTGCTGAAGATGGTGGCGCAGCAGGACGCCGAGGACTTCGGCGGCTGCAGCAACATCGGCGAGTGCTCCGCGGTCTGCCCGAAGGGCATCTCGATGGAGACCATCTCCCGGCTCAACCACGACCTGCTCGGCGCACTCCGCGCCGGAGGCGTGCCGGCCAGCTGA
- a CDS encoding fumarate reductase/succinate dehydrogenase flavoprotein subunit, with translation MPLELFTVGEPIADTKAPRDVPIAQRWEERKFRARLVNPANRRRLSVIVVGTGLAGGSAAATLAEAGYRVKNFWFQDSPRRAHSVAAQGGINAAKNYRNDGDSVHRLFYDTVKGGDFRSREDNVHRLAEVSTNIIDQCVAQGVPFAREYGGLLDNRSFGGAQVSRTFYARGQTGQQLLYGAYQALERQIGLGNIEQHPRTEMLDLIVVDGRARGIVVRHLITGEITSHMADVVVLASGGYSNVFYLSTNAKGSNVTAAWRAHKKGALFANPCYTQIHPTCIPVSGDYQSKLTLMSESLRNDGRVWVPKERGDTRDPRQIPEDERDYYLERIYPAFGNLVPRDIASRQAKNVCDEGRGVGPNGLGVYLDFSDSIQRLGRKAIEAKYGNLFDMYNRITGEDAYETGMRIYPAVHYTMGGLWVDYDLQSTIPGLFVIGEANFSDHGANRLGASALMQGLADGYFVLPNTINDYLADGPFPKVDTTHPAVVEAEQGVRAQTEKLLSINGTRTVASFHRELGKLMWDLCGMERSEESLRKALDRIPEIRQEFWTNVKVSGEQGIFNQNLEHAGRVADFIELAELMCVDALHRNESCGGHFRAESQTPEGEALRDDENFAYVAAWEYTPEGVPPVLHREALEYEVVHLAQRSYK, from the coding sequence ATGCCTCTCGAGCTCTTCACCGTCGGCGAGCCGATCGCCGACACCAAGGCACCCCGCGACGTCCCCATCGCCCAGCGGTGGGAGGAGCGGAAGTTCCGTGCCCGGCTGGTCAACCCGGCCAACCGCCGGCGGTTGTCGGTCATCGTCGTCGGCACCGGCCTGGCCGGCGGCTCGGCCGCGGCGACCCTCGCCGAGGCCGGCTACCGGGTCAAGAACTTCTGGTTCCAGGACAGCCCCCGCCGCGCCCACTCGGTCGCCGCGCAGGGCGGGATCAACGCCGCGAAGAACTACCGCAACGACGGCGACAGCGTGCACCGGCTGTTCTACGACACGGTGAAGGGCGGCGACTTCCGCTCCCGCGAGGACAACGTGCACCGCCTCGCCGAGGTGAGCACCAACATCATCGACCAGTGCGTCGCCCAGGGCGTGCCCTTCGCCCGCGAGTACGGCGGCCTGCTGGACAACCGCTCCTTCGGTGGCGCGCAGGTGTCGCGCACCTTCTACGCCCGCGGCCAGACCGGCCAGCAGCTGCTGTACGGCGCCTACCAGGCGCTGGAGCGGCAGATCGGGCTGGGCAACATCGAGCAGCACCCGCGCACCGAGATGCTCGACCTGATCGTCGTCGACGGGCGCGCCCGGGGCATCGTCGTCCGGCACCTGATCACCGGTGAGATCACCTCGCACATGGCCGACGTCGTCGTGCTCGCCTCCGGCGGGTACAGCAACGTCTTCTACCTGTCGACGAACGCCAAGGGCTCCAACGTCACGGCGGCCTGGCGCGCGCACAAGAAGGGCGCGCTGTTCGCCAACCCCTGCTACACCCAGATCCACCCGACCTGCATCCCGGTCAGCGGCGACTACCAGTCGAAGCTGACGCTGATGAGCGAGTCGCTGCGCAACGACGGCCGCGTCTGGGTGCCCAAGGAGCGCGGCGACACCCGCGACCCGCGGCAGATCCCCGAGGACGAGCGCGACTACTACCTCGAGCGCATCTACCCGGCGTTCGGCAACCTGGTGCCCCGCGACATCGCCTCGCGCCAGGCGAAGAACGTCTGCGACGAGGGCCGCGGCGTGGGCCCGAACGGGCTGGGCGTCTACCTGGACTTCTCCGACTCGATCCAGCGGCTGGGCCGCAAGGCGATCGAGGCCAAGTACGGGAACCTCTTCGACATGTACAACCGGATCACCGGGGAGGACGCGTACGAGACCGGCATGCGCATCTACCCGGCGGTCCACTACACGATGGGCGGGCTCTGGGTCGACTACGACCTGCAGTCCACGATCCCGGGTTTGTTCGTGATCGGTGAGGCCAACTTCTCCGACCACGGCGCGAACCGGCTGGGTGCCAGCGCCCTGATGCAGGGCCTGGCCGACGGCTACTTCGTGCTGCCGAACACGATCAACGACTACCTCGCCGACGGCCCGTTCCCGAAGGTCGACACGACCCACCCGGCGGTGGTCGAGGCGGAGCAGGGCGTCCGCGCCCAGACCGAGAAGCTGCTGTCGATCAACGGCACCCGCACGGTCGCCTCGTTCCACCGTGAGCTGGGCAAGCTCATGTGGGACCTGTGCGGGATGGAGCGCTCGGAGGAGAGCCTGCGCAAGGCGCTGGACCGGATCCCGGAGATCCGCCAGGAGTTCTGGACCAACGTCAAGGTCTCCGGCGAGCAGGGCATCTTCAACCAGAACCTCGAGCACGCCGGCCGGGTCGCCGACTTCATCGAGCTCGCCGAGCTGATGTGCGTCGACGCGCTGCACCGCAACGAGAGCTGCGGCGGCCACTTCCGGGCCGAGAGCCAGACGCCTGAGGGTGAGGCGCTGCGCGACGACGAGAACTTCGCCTACGTCGCCGCGTGGGAGTACACCCCGGAGGGCGTGCCGCCCGTGCTGCACCGCGAGGCCCTCGAGTACGAAGTCGTCCACCTCGCACAGCGGAGCTACAAGTGA
- the dhaM gene encoding dihydroxyacetone kinase phosphoryl donor subunit DhaM codes for MAQVGLVVVSHSRPLAEAAITLAREMVTAQDVRIEVAAGTDDGGLGTDAVAISEALTAADRGDGVVVLMDLGSAVLSAETALELVDDALRERVVLSPGPLVEGLVGAAVVAAGGGAREAVAAEAARGLAPKEAHLG; via the coding sequence ATGGCGCAGGTGGGGCTGGTCGTGGTCTCGCACAGCCGGCCGCTGGCCGAGGCCGCGATCACGCTCGCCCGGGAGATGGTCACCGCCCAGGACGTCCGGATCGAGGTCGCGGCCGGCACCGACGACGGCGGGCTCGGCACCGATGCGGTGGCGATCTCCGAGGCGCTGACCGCTGCCGACCGCGGTGACGGCGTGGTGGTGCTGATGGACCTGGGCAGCGCGGTGCTCTCGGCCGAGACGGCGCTGGAACTGGTCGACGACGCGCTGCGCGAGCGGGTGGTGCTCTCCCCCGGCCCCCTGGTCGAGGGGCTGGTCGGCGCCGCGGTGGTGGCCGCTGGAGGCGGTGCCCGGGAGGCGGTCGCCGCCGAGGCCGCGCGCGGGCTGGCGCCGAAGGAGGCGCACCTGGGCTGA
- the fdhA gene encoding formaldehyde dehydrogenase, glutathione-independent has protein sequence MAGNRGVAYIEPGKVEVQTIDYPKLELQDGPGVNPANVGRKLNHGVILKVVTSNICGSDQHMVRGRTTAPPNLVLGHEILGEVVEKGSDVEFIEVGDLCSVPFNIACGRCRNCKEGKTGICLNVNPARPGAAYGYVDMGGWVGGQAEYVTVPYADWNLLKFPDKDQAMEKIMDLTMLSDIFPTGFHGAVTAGVKPGSTVYIAGAGPVGLAAAAGAQLLGASVVIVADLVEQRLAQARSFGCETIDVSKGDPKDQIEQLLGEPQVDAAVDAVGFEARGHGEGSTKEAPATVLNSLMEVTAAGGAIGIPGLYVTGDPGGIDEAAKVGSLSLSLGTGWAKSLSFTTGQCPVMRYNLGLMKAILHDKVQIAKAVNATAISLDEAPQGYQDFDSGAAKKYVIDPHGMTGKAA, from the coding sequence ATGGCCGGCAACAGAGGCGTTGCGTACATCGAACCGGGCAAGGTCGAGGTCCAGACCATCGACTACCCGAAGCTGGAGCTGCAGGACGGGCCCGGGGTCAACCCGGCGAACGTGGGACGCAAGCTGAACCACGGGGTGATCCTCAAGGTCGTCACGAGCAACATCTGCGGCAGCGACCAGCACATGGTCCGCGGCCGGACGACGGCGCCGCCCAACCTGGTGCTGGGTCACGAGATCCTCGGCGAGGTCGTGGAGAAGGGGTCCGACGTCGAGTTCATCGAGGTCGGCGACCTCTGCTCCGTACCGTTCAACATCGCCTGCGGGCGCTGCCGGAACTGCAAGGAGGGCAAGACCGGGATCTGCCTGAACGTGAACCCGGCCCGCCCGGGTGCGGCCTACGGCTATGTGGACATGGGCGGCTGGGTCGGCGGGCAGGCCGAGTACGTGACGGTGCCCTACGCCGACTGGAACCTGCTGAAGTTCCCGGACAAGGACCAGGCCATGGAGAAGATCATGGACCTGACCATGCTCTCGGACATCTTCCCGACCGGCTTCCACGGTGCCGTCACCGCCGGGGTGAAGCCGGGCTCGACGGTCTACATCGCCGGGGCCGGCCCGGTCGGGCTGGCGGCGGCCGCCGGCGCGCAGCTGCTGGGCGCGTCGGTGGTGATCGTCGCCGACCTCGTGGAGCAGCGGCTGGCGCAGGCCCGCAGCTTCGGCTGCGAGACCATCGACGTCAGCAAGGGCGACCCGAAGGACCAGATCGAGCAGCTCCTGGGTGAGCCGCAGGTGGACGCCGCAGTCGACGCGGTCGGTTTCGAGGCCCGCGGGCACGGCGAGGGGTCGACCAAGGAGGCGCCGGCCACGGTGCTGAACTCGCTGATGGAGGTCACCGCGGCCGGCGGGGCCATCGGCATCCCTGGGCTCTACGTCACCGGTGACCCCGGGGGCATCGACGAGGCGGCCAAGGTGGGCTCGCTGTCGCTGAGCCTGGGCACCGGCTGGGCGAAGTCCCTGTCGTTCACCACCGGCCAGTGCCCGGTGATGCGCTACAACCTCGGGCTGATGAAGGCGATCCTGCACGACAAGGTGCAGATCGCGAAGGCGGTGAACGCCACGGCCATCTCGCTGGACGAGGCGCCGCAGGGCTACCAGGACTTCGACTCCGGCGCGGCGAAGAAGTACGTGATCGACCCGCACGGGATGACCGGCAAGGCGGCCTGA
- the dhaL gene encoding dihydroxyacetone kinase subunit DhaL, with protein sequence MADEISVDALQAWLRAFAGAVAENRDQLTKLDQAIGDGDHGTNMDRGMSAVVAALDDAPPADAAALFKQVGTTLVSKVGGASGPLYGTFFLRLAGAGGAGPWDAETFARALRAGLDGVVARGKAEAGDKTMLDALIPACDALDAALAAGQPLGEALTAAADAARDGRDATVPMLARKGRASYLGERSIGHQDPGATSTSLLVETAAAELG encoded by the coding sequence GTGGCCGACGAGATCTCCGTCGACGCCCTGCAGGCGTGGCTGCGGGCCTTCGCCGGCGCCGTCGCCGAGAACCGGGACCAGCTGACCAAGCTGGACCAGGCGATCGGCGACGGCGACCACGGCACGAACATGGACCGGGGCATGTCCGCGGTGGTGGCCGCGCTGGACGACGCCCCGCCCGCCGACGCCGCGGCCCTGTTCAAGCAGGTCGGCACCACGCTGGTGAGCAAGGTCGGCGGCGCCAGCGGCCCGCTGTACGGCACGTTCTTCCTCCGGCTGGCCGGCGCGGGCGGCGCCGGCCCGTGGGACGCGGAGACGTTCGCCCGGGCGCTGCGTGCCGGGCTCGACGGCGTCGTGGCGCGGGGCAAGGCCGAGGCCGGGGACAAGACGATGCTCGATGCGCTGATCCCGGCCTGCGACGCCCTCGACGCCGCGCTCGCCGCGGGCCAGCCGCTGGGCGAGGCGCTCACCGCGGCGGCGGATGCCGCCCGGGACGGACGGGACGCGACCGTACCGATGCTCGCCCGCAAGGGCCGGGCCAGCTACCTCGGCGAGCGCAGCATCGGCCATCAGGACCCCGGGGCCACCTCGACCAGCCTGCTGGTCGAGACCGCGGCCGCCGAACTGGGCTGA